A window from Halomicrobium urmianum encodes these proteins:
- a CDS encoding four-carbon acid sugar kinase family protein produces the protein MHSVAVVADDLTGAMDTAQGFAARGYGTAVVVDPSAAGSAGALDEPVVAINADSRYADPSAARDAVANAVTAAPARVVYKKVDSTLRGNLVPEVEAALSASGAAVALVAPAFPATGRTTEGGVHRVRGTPVAETEHADDPTGPTSSSLADLFADAAHPVEAVPLDAVAAGSDRVAAVVGEAVAATDRPPILVCDATTADHLEAIAAAGSEFDALYVGSGGLAERVRVPGASSEVASSADDRRESANRASGSERSDRHASSADDRDERSIGPGAPLGVVGSVNETTLAQLARVPGDTVIELDGAAALAGGDEATRAGSAAADRLRRGEAAVLTAATDRDAVERALSAGAERGLGDDAVRERIAGTLAAAAGVAVDEGSPSGLLATGGDVAVDVLRELGATGVRLTGRAVEDGVPVGRLLDGPAAGTPLVTKAGGFGSESTLVDALDLLDGG, from the coding sequence ATGCACTCGGTGGCCGTCGTCGCCGACGACCTGACGGGGGCGATGGACACGGCCCAGGGCTTCGCCGCCCGGGGCTACGGTACGGCCGTTGTCGTCGACCCGTCGGCCGCGGGGAGCGCCGGCGCCCTCGACGAACCCGTCGTCGCCATCAACGCGGACAGCCGGTACGCCGACCCGTCGGCGGCCCGCGACGCCGTCGCGAACGCGGTGACGGCCGCGCCCGCGCGCGTCGTCTACAAGAAGGTCGACTCGACGCTCCGGGGCAACCTCGTCCCAGAAGTCGAGGCGGCGCTGTCCGCCTCCGGCGCCGCCGTCGCCCTGGTCGCCCCGGCCTTCCCCGCCACCGGTAGGACGACCGAGGGCGGCGTCCACCGCGTCCGCGGGACCCCCGTCGCAGAGACGGAGCACGCCGACGACCCGACGGGACCGACGAGTTCGTCGCTCGCCGACCTGTTCGCCGACGCCGCCCACCCCGTCGAGGCCGTCCCGCTGGACGCCGTCGCGGCGGGCAGCGACCGGGTCGCCGCGGTTGTCGGCGAGGCCGTCGCCGCGACCGACCGCCCGCCGATCCTGGTCTGCGACGCGACGACGGCGGACCACCTGGAAGCCATCGCGGCCGCCGGGAGCGAGTTCGACGCGCTGTACGTCGGCAGCGGCGGTCTCGCCGAGCGCGTCCGCGTCCCGGGTGCGAGCAGCGAGGTCGCGAGCAGCGCGGACGACCGCAGGGAGTCCGCGAACAGGGCGAGCGGGAGTGAGCGAAGTGACCGACACGCGAGCAGCGCGGACGACCGCGACGAGCGATCCATCGGTCCGGGCGCGCCGCTGGGCGTCGTCGGCAGCGTCAACGAGACGACGCTGGCCCAGCTGGCGCGGGTCCCCGGCGACACCGTGATCGAACTCGACGGGGCCGCCGCCCTCGCGGGCGGGGACGAGGCGACTCGCGCCGGGAGCGCGGCCGCCGACCGCCTCCGCCGCGGCGAGGCGGCCGTTCTGACGGCGGCGACCGACCGCGACGCCGTCGAGCGCGCCCTCTCGGCCGGCGCCGAGCGCGGACTGGGAGACGACGCCGTCCGCGAACGGATCGCAGGCACGCTCGCGGCGGCGGCTGGCGTCGCCGTCGACGAGGGATCGCCTTCGGGGCTCCTGGCGACGGGCGGCGACGTGGCCGTCGACGTCCTCCGGGAACTCGGCGCGACCGGCGTCCGACTGACCGGCCGGGCCGTCGAGGACGGCGTCCCCGTCGGCCGCCTGCTCGACGGCCCCGCCGCCGGGACGCCGCTGGTCACCAAGGCCGGCGGGTTCGGGAGCGAATCGACGCTCGTCGACGCGCTGGACCTGCTCGATGGCGGGTGA
- a CDS encoding DUF362 domain-containing protein → MSLDVPDPEHLAQANDATAADLPRVAPARVEWDADSIADVRAAGREAVAGLPALESLPVGASVAVTAGSRGIRDVPEMLAGAVAELQERGYEPFVFPSMGSHGGATAEGQREVLADLGVTEASIGCPIRASMDVVEVGEREGRPIYADRIASEADGVLLANRVKPHTDFSDEVESGLCKMAVIGMGKQEGAETMHNAALAGDMGEEIRERAAILFEELPILGGLALIENAADRATHVEGVPTGAILDREPELRDRAYEELPTLPVDDLDLLIVDEMGKEVSGTGLDTNVIGRTYFRGEDEPESPDYTRIYVRSLTPPSHGNALGVGLADMVHRDLAAEVDLADTYLNIATSGELRRAKLPLVAPDDETAVLLAPSTTGTPDPGELRIARVPNTMEPGELVVSEPVARELADRDDVTVGELRPMTFEDGVLPADPYLH, encoded by the coding sequence ATTTCGCTCGACGTGCCCGACCCGGAGCACCTGGCGCAGGCCAACGACGCCACGGCGGCGGACCTCCCGCGGGTAGCTCCGGCCAGGGTCGAGTGGGACGCAGATTCCATCGCGGACGTCCGTGCCGCGGGCCGCGAGGCGGTGGCCGGCCTGCCGGCGCTGGAGTCGCTCCCGGTGGGAGCCAGCGTCGCCGTCACGGCCGGGAGCCGAGGCATCCGCGACGTCCCCGAGATGCTCGCGGGCGCCGTCGCCGAACTGCAGGAGCGGGGGTACGAGCCGTTCGTCTTCCCGTCGATGGGGAGCCACGGCGGGGCGACCGCCGAGGGCCAACGCGAGGTGCTGGCAGACCTGGGGGTCACCGAGGCGTCGATCGGCTGTCCGATCCGGGCGAGCATGGACGTCGTCGAAGTGGGCGAGCGCGAGGGGCGTCCGATCTACGCCGACCGGATCGCCAGCGAGGCCGACGGCGTACTGCTGGCAAACCGGGTCAAGCCCCACACCGACTTCTCCGACGAGGTGGAGTCCGGCCTCTGCAAGATGGCCGTGATCGGGATGGGGAAACAGGAGGGGGCGGAGACGATGCACAACGCGGCGCTGGCGGGGGACATGGGCGAGGAGATCCGCGAGCGGGCGGCGATCCTCTTCGAGGAGCTACCGATTCTCGGCGGCCTCGCGCTGATCGAGAACGCCGCGGACCGGGCGACCCACGTCGAGGGCGTGCCGACCGGGGCGATTCTCGACCGCGAGCCCGAACTGCGCGACCGGGCCTACGAGGAGCTGCCGACGCTGCCCGTCGACGACCTGGACCTGCTGATCGTCGACGAGATGGGCAAGGAGGTCAGCGGCACCGGCCTCGACACCAACGTCATCGGGCGCACGTACTTCCGCGGCGAGGACGAGCCCGAGTCACCCGACTACACGCGCATCTACGTGCGCTCGCTGACGCCGCCCTCGCACGGCAACGCGTTGGGGGTGGGACTGGCCGATATGGTCCACCGCGACCTAGCTGCCGAGGTCGACCTGGCGGACACGTACCTCAACATCGCCACCAGCGGGGAACTGCGGCGGGCGAAGCTCCCCCTCGTCGCGCCGGACGACGAGACGGCCGTCCTGCTGGCGCCATCGACGACGGGGACGCCCGACCCCGGCGAGCTACGGATCGCCCGCGTCCCGAACACGATGGAGCCCGGGGAGCTGGTCGTCTCCGAGCCCGTCGCGCGGGAACTGGCCGACCGGGACGACGTCACGGTCGGGGAGCTGCGGCCGATGACCTTCGAGGACGGCGTGCTGCCGGCCGACCCGTACCTGCACTGA
- a CDS encoding MFS transporter, with amino-acid sequence MVAGRLGRLARFDALAAVAVLWFLGKFVRYALPPLFGTIGDTYGVSRAALGGVFTAFMLVYALMQFPSGLLADRFGSVRVLAAGGVVAAAGALVLVVDSPFPVLVGAVALMGLGTGTYKTVAVELLSRAYPARRGRTLGIFDTFGTFGGVAAPAAVVAVTALPPVLGAPWRTLFLLAGVATVGLAAAVVARVPRRLPEPDSAPGAPDRDGADAPNPGADGDAAPGSAGASLRTYLDLFRDVRFSAFVAVTVCFGFAYNGAVAFLPLYLTGETAVSEATANLLFSVLFLVTFVQLVTGEASDRVGPLPVLAAALALATAGLVAVLALSSTGGPLALGAAVVALGLGSHGFRPVRGAYLMAVLPDDVAGGGLGAVRTLLMGAGAVGPSVVGYVSEAVGFRAAFGLLAAALVAALALTVLLWALER; translated from the coding sequence GTGGTAGCGGGACGGCTCGGTCGGCTGGCGCGGTTCGACGCGCTCGCCGCCGTCGCGGTGCTGTGGTTCCTCGGGAAGTTCGTCCGCTACGCCCTCCCGCCGCTGTTCGGCACCATCGGCGACACCTACGGCGTCTCGCGGGCGGCGCTGGGCGGCGTGTTCACCGCGTTCATGCTCGTCTACGCGCTCATGCAGTTCCCGTCCGGGCTGCTGGCCGACCGGTTCGGGTCGGTCCGCGTGCTCGCCGCCGGTGGAGTGGTAGCGGCCGCGGGCGCGCTGGTGCTCGTCGTCGACTCCCCCTTCCCTGTGCTCGTCGGTGCCGTCGCGCTCATGGGGCTGGGGACGGGCACGTACAAGACCGTCGCCGTCGAACTGCTCTCCCGCGCGTATCCGGCGCGCCGCGGGCGGACGCTGGGGATCTTCGACACCTTCGGTACCTTCGGCGGCGTCGCCGCGCCGGCCGCGGTGGTGGCCGTCACCGCGCTGCCGCCCGTCCTGGGAGCGCCCTGGCGGACGCTGTTCCTGCTGGCCGGCGTCGCGACGGTCGGACTGGCCGCGGCGGTCGTCGCGCGTGTACCACGGCGGCTGCCCGAACCGGACTCGGCGCCCGGGGCACCGGACCGCGACGGCGCTGACGCTCCGAACCCGGGTGCGGACGGCGACGCCGCCCCCGGCTCCGCGGGCGCTTCGCTTCGGACCTACCTCGACCTCTTTCGCGACGTCCGCTTCTCGGCGTTCGTCGCCGTGACCGTCTGCTTCGGGTTCGCCTACAACGGCGCCGTCGCCTTCCTGCCGCTGTACCTCACCGGCGAGACGGCCGTCTCCGAGGCGACTGCGAACCTCCTCTTCTCCGTGCTCTTCCTCGTGACCTTCGTCCAGTTGGTGACCGGCGAGGCCAGCGACCGGGTCGGCCCGCTGCCGGTGCTGGCCGCCGCGCTCGCGCTCGCGACGGCCGGCCTCGTCGCGGTGCTGGCCCTCTCGTCGACGGGCGGGCCGCTCGCGCTGGGGGCCGCCGTCGTCGCGCTCGGCCTCGGCTCCCACGGGTTCCGCCCGGTCCGCGGCGCCTACCTGATGGCCGTCCTCCCCGACGACGTCGCCGGCGGCGGGCTGGGCGCGGTTCGGACGCTGCTGATGGGCGCCGGCGCCGTCGGGCCGAGCGTCGTCGGCTACGTCTCCGAGGCCGTCGGCTTCCGTGCCGCCTTCGGCCTGCTGGCCGCGGCGCTGGTCGCCGCGCTCGCGCTGACGGTGCTGCTGTGGGCGCTGGAGCGGTGA